AGTCATTCGCGGAGAGCGTCCTTTTTCTCCAGGACAACGGCTGCTCCAACATTGTTGCCTTTCCGCTCATGCTGCTACGTGGAACGGAGTTGTTCGCGCAGAAGGAAAAATGGGGATTCAAGGAGCGGCCGGAGGGGAGGTTCGGGATCCCGGTCGTCTACGAGAGTGCCTCGTTTACGGAATCCGAGTGGTTCCTCATGAAGGAGATCGCGGACGGCCTTGGGGCACACGAGCGGGTCTAAGGGTGAGAGAGCGCCACGGCGCGCGTAAGCTCGCGCGGCCATTGTCCCGCCGCGGGGGGAAGGGTAGCTTCGGGGCATCCCGAAACCAGCCCCGCGACGAACGATGCCGAGCGACCCCATCCTCAGCCACACCCACGTCCACGCCCCCGGCCGCACGCCCGAGCGGTGGCTCCTGGTGCTGCACGGCATCTACGGCTCGGGGCGCAACTGGGGGACGATCGCGCGGCGGCTGGTGGAGCGGCGGCCGGAGTGGGGCGCGGTGCTCACCGACCTGCGCATGCACGGCGCCTCACGCGGCTTCGCGGGGCCCCACACCGTGGCCGCCAGCGCCGGCGACGTGGCCGCGCTCGCCGGGCACCTGCAGGGCGAGGTGGCGGCGGTTATGGGGCACTCGTTCGGCGGCAAGGTGGCGCTCACCTACGCGGGCACCGCGCCGGCCGGGCTGCGGCAGGTGTGGATCATGGACTCCACGCCCGCCGTGCGCGCGCCGGAGGGGAGCGCGTGGCGGATGATCGAGGCGATCCGCTCCTTGCCGCCCGAGTTCGCGTCGCGCGCGGAGGCGGTGCAGGGGCTGATGGCGAAGGGGTACGAC
The Longimicrobium sp. DNA segment above includes these coding regions:
- a CDS encoding alpha/beta hydrolase, with protein sequence MPSDPILSHTHVHAPGRTPERWLLVLHGIYGSGRNWGTIARRLVERRPEWGAVLTDLRMHGASRGFAGPHTVAASAGDVAALAGHLQGEVAAVMGHSFGGKVALTYAGTAPAGLRQVWIMDSTPAVRAPEGSAWRMIEAIRSLPPEFASRAEAVQGLMAKGYDEGLGAWMAINLEPHEGRYRWRLDFDVMEEMLRDFFRTDLWETVARPPQGVELHFVKASESNTLEESAAARVEAAGAATGRVFLHRLEGGHWINTDNPEGVLDLLVRNLP